In Aminobacterium sp. MB27-C1, a single genomic region encodes these proteins:
- a CDS encoding DUF3343 domain-containing protein — MKCLATFYVTSMALMFEKLCRKEGMDVKIVPVPRKISASCGLACSYPCDKEETVRALCDKKKIEVAGFHTMEEE; from the coding sequence ATGAAATGTCTTGCAACATTCTACGTAACAAGTATGGCTCTTATGTTTGAAAAACTATGCCGAAAGGAAGGAATGGACGTAAAAATCGTTCCCGTTCCTCGTAAAATTTCAGCAAGTTGCGGCCTGGCATGCAGCTATCCTTGCGATAAAGAGGAAACTGTACGTGCCCTTTGTGATAAGAAAAAAATCGAAGTTGCCGGTTTTCATACTATGGAAGAAGAATAA